TTTGGCGCTTACGGACAGCAGGGCTATGGTTATAAGGTAAAAGAGCTGAAGGAGGCCATTCGCAAAATTCTTGGGCTTGATCTCCAGTATAACTGCATTATTATCGGTTCTGGGAACCTGGGCCACGCCATTGTCAATTACGAGCGTTTTAAAGAAGAAGGCATCCATTTCAAAGCCATGTTTGATGTGGACCCGGACCAGATCGGCAAGAAGGTCGGCAATGTGACAGTCTACCATATGGATGATCTCGACGCTTTTGTCGCACACCATAAAATTGATATCTGTATCTTGAGTGTGCCGCAGAAAGTCGGGCAGGAAACCACGGACCGTGTCGTAGAGCTGGGCATCAAGGCGATTCTGAACTTTGTTCCTCTGGATCTGACAGTGCCTGATGACGTGGTGGTAGAGAGTGTGAATATCACCGACAGCCTCTTTACGCTGACCTATCTGATTAACGAAGATGACGATGATGAATAAATGTATACAGCAGGCGTGAAGCCTGCTTTTTTTGTAAAAAATAGGAGTTGTATTTCAAAAAAAACTATTATATAATAGAAGACAGT
The DNA window shown above is from Eubacterium limosum and carries:
- a CDS encoding redox-sensing transcriptional repressor Rex; protein product: MQTFSKRVSMTVVKRLPKYYQYLTDLQDQHIEKISSKELAAMMGLTASQIRQDLNSFGAYGQQGYGYKVKELKEAIRKILGLDLQYNCIIIGSGNLGHAIVNYERFKEEGIHFKAMFDVDPDQIGKKVGNVTVYHMDDLDAFVAHHKIDICILSVPQKVGQETTDRVVELGIKAILNFVPLDLTVPDDVVVESVNITDSLFTLTYLINEDDDDE